The proteins below come from a single Chitinophaga pinensis DSM 2588 genomic window:
- a CDS encoding BamA/TamA family outer membrane protein → MSLYRLFTTLAVLAISTVQAQSPAGDSITVAISPAYDSVSGLHRTLFGESYRKLWAAPVKMKVFYLEKEKGGLIIEQRGGGLQTKSLRLKDKEGHEWVLRTIQKYPERGLPPNLRATITKDILQDQVVTAHPYSSLTVPPLAAALGIPHANPQIVYIPDDPALGEYRKDFANAVFLFEEREPEDAERTDNTEKTQRKLEEDNDVHVYQQIVLRARLLDMLLGDWDRHEDQWRWERVKEDKRVDYTPVPRDRDQVYYNTTGLFPWIISHQWLKSKFQGYHDHIRDIKGFNFNARYFDRYFLNGLSEDDWREQIHNIQVTLTDSLIRQSVRLMPDTIFALSGEKIISAFIARRDALEKEAVSYYKFLSIYTDVPASDKHEFFDIQRQANGHVLVTINKMKKEGTLDGVIYKRDFDPAVTKEVRLYGMDGHDIFSVSGQESSPIRIRMIGGDGVDSFAVADNVPRKGRLYVYDRSDEVNHLPPRGDAKIRTGKDTVVNSYNRRSFLFDRFGPLPSIQYNPDQGFMLRVNTMYEKQGFRKVPYAQQHQLIVSYVTGRQAFLLQYLADYKQLIGKNDLRINILSRGPHNLSNFFGLGNQSVFVNDDEMDITYYRNRYDLVNGDVRLYRTIAPHLTVSAGIAGQYYTSREANNSRKFLGAYNSAVPDAHVFDDRLYAGLVTAIEADTRNGVMMPRRGINWHAELTGMQQTNREHKRYGKLTTDFSFYVPLIGDSTLVMANRIAAGTTFGDPAYFQMMALGGTQVLRGFHTNRFIGKTAVYHNFELRLKLFDFTSYLIPGTVGLIGFNDLGRVWMPGETSHRWHDGYGGGLYIMPVDLFLIQAAVGFSEEGALPYITAGFRF, encoded by the coding sequence ATGAGCCTATATAGACTTTTTACCACGCTGGCTGTTCTGGCAATTTCCACGGTGCAGGCACAAAGCCCTGCCGGCGACAGTATTACGGTCGCTATTTCTCCTGCCTATGACAGTGTGAGTGGCTTACACCGGACGCTGTTTGGTGAGAGCTATCGTAAATTATGGGCCGCGCCGGTGAAGATGAAAGTCTTTTACCTGGAGAAAGAAAAAGGTGGACTGATCATCGAACAGAGAGGTGGAGGTCTGCAAACCAAGTCACTTCGTTTAAAGGACAAGGAAGGGCATGAATGGGTGCTCCGTACGATTCAGAAATACCCGGAAAGAGGATTGCCCCCCAATCTGCGGGCAACCATCACCAAAGACATCCTCCAGGACCAGGTAGTCACCGCACATCCCTATTCCTCGCTGACAGTACCTCCGCTGGCAGCTGCCCTGGGGATTCCTCATGCCAATCCACAGATCGTATATATTCCTGATGATCCTGCGTTGGGCGAATACAGGAAAGACTTTGCCAATGCGGTTTTCCTCTTTGAAGAAAGAGAGCCTGAAGATGCCGAGCGTACAGACAATACCGAAAAAACACAGCGCAAGCTGGAAGAAGATAATGACGTGCATGTCTATCAGCAGATCGTGTTAAGAGCCCGTTTGCTGGATATGTTGCTGGGTGACTGGGACCGTCACGAAGACCAGTGGCGCTGGGAAAGAGTAAAGGAAGATAAACGCGTGGATTACACACCTGTACCGCGTGACAGGGACCAGGTATACTACAATACCACCGGTCTTTTTCCCTGGATCATTTCTCACCAATGGCTGAAATCCAAGTTCCAGGGCTATCATGATCATATCAGGGATATCAAGGGTTTTAATTTCAACGCCCGTTACTTTGACCGCTACTTCCTGAATGGCCTCAGCGAAGACGACTGGCGGGAGCAGATCCATAATATACAGGTTACGCTGACGGACAGTCTGATAAGACAATCCGTCCGCCTGATGCCGGACACGATCTTCGCACTCTCCGGAGAAAAGATCATCAGTGCTTTTATTGCCCGTCGTGATGCACTGGAAAAGGAAGCGGTCAGCTACTATAAATTCCTGTCTATATATACAGATGTACCGGCTTCCGATAAACATGAGTTTTTTGATATCCAGCGACAAGCAAATGGGCATGTGCTGGTGACCATCAACAAAATGAAGAAAGAAGGCACACTGGATGGTGTTATCTATAAACGTGATTTTGATCCGGCTGTCACCAAAGAGGTCAGGTTGTACGGGATGGATGGACACGATATCTTTTCGGTAAGCGGACAGGAATCTTCTCCTATCCGTATCCGTATGATTGGCGGGGATGGTGTGGATAGTTTTGCTGTCGCAGATAATGTGCCCCGTAAAGGCCGGCTTTATGTCTATGACCGTTCTGACGAAGTGAATCATCTTCCTCCGAGAGGAGATGCAAAGATCCGTACCGGGAAGGATACAGTGGTAAATAGCTACAACAGGCGCAGCTTTCTGTTCGACCGCTTCGGACCCTTACCCTCTATACAATATAACCCTGACCAGGGCTTTATGTTGCGCGTAAATACCATGTATGAAAAGCAGGGATTCCGGAAGGTACCTTATGCGCAACAACATCAGCTGATCGTCAGTTATGTTACCGGCAGACAGGCTTTCCTGTTGCAATACCTGGCGGACTATAAACAACTGATCGGCAAAAATGACCTGCGGATCAATATCCTGTCCCGCGGTCCGCATAACCTGAGCAATTTCTTCGGATTAGGGAATCAGTCTGTTTTTGTCAATGATGACGAAATGGATATTACGTACTATCGTAACCGATATGACCTGGTAAATGGTGATGTGCGATTGTATCGTACGATTGCTCCGCACCTGACCGTCAGTGCAGGTATCGCCGGACAGTATTACACCAGCAGAGAAGCAAATAATAGCCGGAAATTCCTGGGTGCGTACAACAGTGCAGTCCCGGATGCACATGTATTTGACGACAGACTGTATGCCGGTCTGGTGACTGCTATAGAAGCAGATACCCGCAACGGCGTAATGATGCCGCGCAGAGGCATCAACTGGCACGCAGAATTAACAGGTATGCAGCAGACGAACCGTGAGCATAAACGATATGGTAAACTGACGACAGACTTTAGTTTCTATGTACCCCTGATCGGAGATTCTACACTGGTGATGGCGAACCGTATTGCGGCAGGAACCACCTTCGGGGATCCGGCGTATTTTCAGATGATGGCGCTTGGTGGTACACAGGTATTACGCGGGTTTCATACCAACCGTTTTATCGGTAAGACGGCCGTGTATCATAATTTTGAACTGCGGCTGAAACTCTTTGATTTCACATCTTATCTGATTCCTGGTACCGTGGGACTGATTGGCTTCAATGACCTGGGAAGGGTATGGATGCCGGGAGAGACGTCTCACAGGTGGCATGATGGTTATGGCGGCGGCTTGTATATCATGCCGGTAGATCTGTTTTTAATACAGGCCGCAGTGGGCTTTTCGGAAGAAGGAGCGCTGCCTTATATAACTGCCGGCTTCAGATTTTAA
- a CDS encoding MFS transporter, which produces MATVPLSSAAGRWIMISAIMASAMAFIDGTALNVVLPSIQKSMHASGTDLFWILNAYLLMLAALMLIGGSLGDRLGRKRVFIAGILIFIAGSAACGIAGDVTLLILFRMLQGIGGALMIPGSLSLISSSIHEKERGKAIGTWSAFTTVVTIGGPVLGGALADAGYWRYIFFINVPIGIVAVLILWRKVKESVDDTQDKTLDFAGAFSIAAGLAAVTFGFLRIPDTGFNNWQVLLSLGLGVLLLIIFVIIERRSPHPMMPLSLFKNMTFSGANLLTFFLYAGLSAGMLFLSLNLVQVQGYDQLQSGLTFLPFTILMVLVARFAGTLADRYGPRLLLTIGPAIAGAGLLILSFIKQTPGPGAYFTTFFPGIVVFGLGMSFTVAPLTATVMGAVSDHYSGTASGINNALSRIAGVFANAIFGAMAVLFFSGFLQRELPALSLKEQDRKEVVQQAAELGNARPPAVLNEADSKKVRQLYHDSFIDAYGKIMRISGVLGFLGALMAVLFVRNSAVTTTKQD; this is translated from the coding sequence ATGGCAACAGTACCCCTTTCCAGTGCCGCCGGCAGATGGATCATGATCTCCGCAATTATGGCTTCCGCTATGGCTTTTATTGACGGCACCGCGCTCAATGTCGTATTACCCTCTATTCAGAAAAGTATGCACGCCTCCGGTACAGATCTCTTCTGGATCCTGAATGCTTATTTACTGATGCTGGCAGCACTGATGTTGATCGGAGGTTCGCTGGGTGACAGACTGGGCCGCAAAAGAGTCTTTATTGCCGGTATCCTGATCTTTATCGCCGGTTCTGCTGCCTGTGGTATCGCTGGTGATGTTACCTTACTGATATTGTTCAGAATGTTACAGGGTATCGGAGGCGCCCTGATGATACCCGGTAGCCTGTCGCTCATATCTTCTTCCATACATGAAAAGGAGCGGGGTAAGGCAATCGGTACCTGGTCGGCCTTTACGACTGTAGTGACTATTGGCGGTCCCGTATTAGGCGGCGCACTCGCAGATGCCGGCTACTGGCGTTATATCTTTTTTATCAATGTACCCATCGGTATTGTCGCTGTGCTGATCTTATGGCGAAAGGTAAAAGAGAGCGTTGATGATACACAGGATAAGACACTCGATTTTGCAGGCGCATTTTCAATTGCCGCCGGACTGGCAGCAGTGACCTTTGGTTTTCTGCGCATTCCCGATACCGGTTTCAATAACTGGCAGGTCCTGCTTTCATTGGGCCTGGGTGTATTATTGCTGATCATCTTCGTTATTATTGAACGCAGGAGTCCACATCCCATGATGCCTTTATCCCTGTTTAAGAATATGACCTTCTCAGGAGCCAATCTGCTGACTTTCTTCCTGTATGCAGGGTTAAGCGCAGGCATGTTGTTCCTCTCACTGAACCTGGTTCAGGTACAGGGTTATGATCAGTTGCAATCCGGACTGACCTTTTTACCCTTCACCATTCTGATGGTACTGGTAGCCCGTTTTGCAGGTACGCTGGCAGACAGGTATGGTCCGCGTTTGCTGCTGACCATCGGACCAGCTATTGCCGGCGCGGGATTACTGATCTTATCCTTTATCAAACAAACCCCTGGACCTGGGGCCTATTTTACCACCTTCTTTCCAGGGATTGTCGTCTTTGGTTTAGGTATGTCTTTTACCGTAGCGCCGTTGACAGCAACCGTGATGGGCGCTGTGAGTGATCATTATTCAGGCACGGCATCAGGTATCAACAATGCATTGTCCCGTATTGCAGGCGTCTTTGCCAATGCTATTTTCGGTGCGATGGCCGTATTGTTCTTTTCCGGCTTTCTACAAAGAGAACTACCGGCTTTATCCTTGAAAGAACAGGACAGGAAGGAAGTGGTACAACAGGCGGCTGAACTGGGAAATGCCCGCCCGCCTGCTGTATTAAATGAAGCAGATAGCAAAAAAGTAAGGCAACTGTATCACGATAGTTTTATTGACGCTTATGGTAAGATCATGCGCATCTCCGGTGTGCTGGGCTTTCTGGGTGCATTGATGGCGGTATTGTTTGTAAGGAACAGTGCCGTCACAACAACAAAACAGGACTAA
- a CDS encoding MauE/DoxX family redox-associated membrane protein, producing MSEKPLKEGLTALLVSLFAYAGVSILLDYELFRNHLILSPWPLLSYTAPYMAGTLPVIELLIAIMLIMPRTRISGLWMAFMTMLAFTAYVAVFLLSDRKLPCSCSGVFSFMDWEWHLLFNIIFTMLAETALFLHIPLPIDFTSIFKHKKQYLQ from the coding sequence ATGTCAGAAAAACCCTTAAAGGAAGGCTTAACCGCTTTGCTGGTGTCCTTATTTGCTTATGCCGGCGTATCCATACTGCTCGACTATGAGCTTTTCAGAAACCACCTGATATTGTCGCCGTGGCCACTGTTATCGTATACAGCCCCTTATATGGCAGGTACATTACCGGTGATAGAATTGCTGATTGCCATCATGCTTATCATGCCGCGGACACGGATCAGCGGATTATGGATGGCGTTTATGACGATGCTGGCCTTTACCGCCTATGTAGCTGTGTTTTTATTGTCTGACAGGAAACTCCCCTGCAGCTGTAGTGGCGTGTTCAGTTTCATGGACTGGGAATGGCACCTCTTGTTCAATATTATTTTTACCATGCTCGCAGAAACTGCGCTTTTTCTTCATATACCGCTTCCTATAGATTTCACATCCATTTTTAAACATAAAAAACAATATCTCCAATGA
- a CDS encoding Crp/Fnr family transcriptional regulator: MKKQDTAYSKICRYLEARRIFINEAEQATVRSVTRHRIIPKHTVIMEQGKPVESLYFLNAGIVRLYRIHNNVDYTLGLISSNDFISTPLYLANGVPSTCALETLTDVDLLEWNKADMQTLKQEFHQGYELELSIMDRLLSWLQSLQIDAICLSAEERYLKLIEEQPEVIRAVPLKYIASFLCIHQDSLSRIRKMIRPKG; encoded by the coding sequence ATGAAAAAACAGGACACTGCATACAGTAAAATATGCCGGTATCTGGAAGCCCGGCGTATCTTCATCAATGAGGCTGAACAGGCTACTGTGCGGTCCGTGACCAGACACAGGATCATTCCTAAGCACACGGTTATTATGGAACAGGGGAAACCTGTGGAAAGTCTTTATTTCCTGAATGCGGGCATCGTTCGCCTATACCGTATTCATAACAATGTTGATTATACGCTGGGGCTTATATCAAGCAACGATTTTATTTCGACCCCATTGTACCTGGCCAACGGCGTACCCTCCACCTGTGCGCTTGAAACGCTGACCGATGTGGACCTTCTTGAATGGAACAAAGCTGATATGCAGACACTCAAACAGGAATTCCATCAGGGTTATGAGCTGGAATTATCTATTATGGACCGTTTACTCAGCTGGTTGCAAAGCCTGCAGATCGACGCCATTTGCCTTAGTGCGGAAGAGCGTTATCTGAAGCTGATAGAAGAACAGCCTGAAGTGATCAGAGCTGTTCCGCTGAAGTATATCGCCTCCTTTTTGTGTATCCATCAGGACAGTCTGAGTCGTATCAGAAAGATGATCCGGCCGAAAGGGTAA
- a CDS encoding nucleoside phosphorylase: MNTRIAESELILNSRGAVYHLDLTPDELSSTIITVGDPDRVPEVSRHFDKVEVKRQHREFVSHTGYIGQKRLTVVSTGIGTDNIDIVLNELDALVNIDFASRTVKPTLTRLQIVRLGTSGALQGNVPVDSFVVSSHGVGLDNLLPWYAFENTPEEKSLLEAFHQQVELRPGCANPYLISAAPALAARFTAGYISGITVTCPGFYAPQGRALRGPLSHPQLLEHLTAFRHGDHYISNFEMETAGIYGLGRVLGHDCLSISAIVANRIGQQFTKDGAAAVANLIKQSVAIIAEN, encoded by the coding sequence ATGAATACACGCATTGCAGAATCAGAACTGATATTGAATAGCCGGGGGGCCGTATACCACCTGGATCTCACACCAGATGAGCTCTCCAGCACGATTATCACGGTGGGCGACCCTGATCGTGTACCGGAAGTCAGCAGGCATTTTGACAAAGTGGAAGTAAAACGCCAGCACAGGGAGTTTGTAAGTCACACGGGATATATCGGACAAAAACGACTGACCGTTGTATCTACGGGCATTGGCACTGACAATATAGACATCGTGTTGAATGAACTGGATGCACTGGTTAATATCGATTTTGCAAGCCGTACGGTAAAACCTACCCTCACCCGTTTACAGATCGTCCGCTTGGGTACCTCTGGCGCTTTACAGGGGAATGTGCCGGTGGATAGTTTTGTGGTATCGTCTCATGGCGTCGGACTGGACAACCTCCTGCCCTGGTATGCATTTGAAAATACACCGGAAGAAAAATCCCTGCTGGAAGCATTTCATCAGCAGGTGGAACTGCGTCCCGGCTGTGCCAATCCTTATCTGATCAGCGCAGCACCTGCCCTGGCAGCGAGATTTACAGCAGGATATATCAGTGGTATCACGGTGACCTGTCCGGGTTTCTATGCCCCACAGGGTCGCGCATTAAGAGGACCACTCTCCCATCCACAGCTGTTAGAACATCTTACAGCGTTCAGACATGGCGATCATTATATCTCCAATTTCGAAATGGAAACGGCGGGTATCTACGGACTGGGCCGTGTACTGGGACATGATTGCCTTTCCATCAGCGCCATTGTCGCCAATAGAATCGGTCAGCAGTTTACAAAGGATGGCGCGGCAGCCGTGGCCAATCTGATTAAGCAATCAGTAGCGATCATAGCAGAGAATTAG
- the dapF gene encoding diaminopimelate epimerase, translated as MSAIHFYKYQGTGNDFVIMDNRNGEYNFLTEEQVHFLCDRRFGIGADGLMLLNKQEGYDFGMKYYNADGRESSMCGNGGRCLVAFARKMGLTDEKLSFLAVDGPHEATLKGDDWVNLKMQDVSGVEINSLHSYLNTGSPHYVKFVADVKAVDVYNEGKQIRYNDRFAKEGTNVNFVQSLDKGIFVRTYERGVEDETYSCGTGVTAAALMTAGAETKEYIVPVQTLGGKLEVRFTRIGEKAYNNIWLCGPATLVFEGNITLP; from the coding sequence ATGTCAGCAATACATTTTTACAAATACCAGGGTACCGGCAATGATTTCGTGATCATGGACAACCGGAACGGAGAATACAATTTTCTTACAGAAGAACAGGTGCACTTTCTTTGTGACAGACGTTTCGGTATCGGAGCGGATGGTTTGATGCTGCTGAATAAACAGGAAGGATATGACTTCGGTATGAAGTATTACAATGCCGATGGTCGTGAAAGCAGCATGTGTGGTAATGGTGGCCGTTGCCTGGTAGCTTTTGCCCGTAAAATGGGACTGACAGACGAAAAACTGAGCTTCCTCGCAGTGGATGGTCCACATGAAGCGACCTTAAAAGGCGATGATTGGGTGAACCTGAAAATGCAGGACGTGAGCGGTGTTGAGATCAATTCCCTTCATTCTTACCTGAATACCGGTTCTCCACATTATGTGAAATTTGTAGCAGATGTGAAAGCGGTAGATGTATACAACGAAGGTAAACAGATCCGCTACAACGACCGCTTTGCCAAAGAAGGCACTAACGTAAACTTTGTACAATCGCTCGATAAAGGCATCTTCGTACGTACCTATGAACGCGGTGTCGAAGACGAAACCTACTCCTGTGGTACAGGCGTAACAGCAGCAGCACTGATGACTGCCGGTGCAGAAACAAAAGAATACATCGTACCTGTACAGACGCTGGGCGGTAAACTGGAAGTACGCTTTACCCGCATCGGTGAAAAAGCCTACAACAATATCTGGCTTTGCGGACCCGCTACCCTTGTATTCGAGGGAAATATCACATTGCCATAA
- a CDS encoding magnesium transporter CorA family protein: protein MIQYFKNIDSRTVEISGPENGAWVNITPPLKQAEFAQLSEELDIPLDFLTDSLDIDEKSRYELEDNVKLIVIKTPTENNSINESDAYYITIPIVIILTHNQILTVNSFDNAAINRFLNTFHNRHPEKRNMMVLKIFEKVTMNFLDYLKEINQRRNILEQKLYDSNRNEELLYIMRIQKSLVYFLTALRSNELLLMKLERTNFLGLNEDEKEFLHDLIVDTSQALEMANVYTNILSSSMDAFASIISNNLNLVMKRLTSITIVLTFPVLVASIYGMNVEIPFAHSTHAFYIPVILSIVISVIMSWYFMKKKWF, encoded by the coding sequence ATGATTCAATATTTCAAAAATATAGACTCGCGCACGGTAGAAATTTCGGGACCTGAGAATGGGGCCTGGGTAAATATTACCCCTCCCCTGAAACAGGCAGAATTTGCCCAGCTCTCCGAAGAGCTGGACATTCCGCTGGACTTCCTGACCGACTCGCTCGATATAGACGAGAAATCCCGCTATGAGCTGGAAGATAATGTGAAACTGATCGTCATCAAAACTCCGACGGAAAACAATTCCATCAATGAGAGCGATGCGTATTATATCACGATCCCGATTGTAATCATCCTCACGCATAATCAGATCCTGACGGTTAACTCATTCGATAACGCGGCTATTAACCGCTTCCTGAATACCTTCCATAACCGTCATCCCGAGAAAAGAAATATGATGGTGCTGAAGATCTTCGAAAAGGTAACCATGAACTTCCTGGATTACCTTAAAGAGATCAATCAGCGCAGAAATATACTGGAACAAAAGCTGTATGACAGTAACCGTAACGAGGAACTGCTGTACATCATGCGTATCCAGAAAAGCCTGGTATACTTCCTGACCGCATTGCGCAGCAATGAACTGCTGCTCATGAAACTGGAACGTACTAACTTCCTGGGCCTGAACGAAGACGAAAAGGAATTCCTGCATGACCTGATCGTAGATACCTCTCAGGCGCTTGAAATGGCGAACGTCTACACCAACATACTTAGCAGTTCGATGGATGCCTTTGCCAGCATCATTTCCAATAACCTGAACCTGGTAATGAAACGCCTCACGTCCATTACCATCGTACTCACCTTCCCGGTGCTTGTAGCCAGTATCTATGGTATGAACGTGGAAATACCTTTTGCGCATTCAACACATGCGTTCTATATTCCCGTCATACTGTCGATCGTGATCTCTGTGATCATGAGCTGGTACTTTATGAAGAAGAAATGGTTCTGA
- a CDS encoding NUDIX hydrolase codes for MQGFNVRVYGIMFNEQKQVLVTDEFIKGGYFTKFPGGGLEFGEGTLQCVVREFQEELGLDVEVVEHIYTTDFFQISAFGDGSQIISIYYLVKPLAPFNFPLLDKPFGFDVPEGALEVEGARWINWEEFSAEAVTLPIDKVVADLVKVRY; via the coding sequence ATGCAAGGTTTCAATGTACGCGTATATGGTATAATGTTCAATGAGCAGAAACAAGTGCTCGTGACAGATGAATTCATTAAAGGAGGATACTTTACGAAGTTTCCCGGCGGCGGATTGGAATTCGGGGAAGGCACTTTACAGTGTGTGGTAAGGGAGTTTCAGGAAGAACTGGGACTGGATGTAGAAGTAGTGGAACATATCTATACCACTGATTTCTTTCAGATATCTGCCTTTGGCGACGGTTCACAGATCATCTCTATCTATTACCTGGTGAAACCATTGGCGCCGTTTAATTTCCCCCTGCTGGACAAACCTTTCGGATTTGACGTACCGGAAGGCGCACTGGAAGTAGAAGGCGCCAGGTGGATCAACTGGGAAGAATTCTCCGCCGAAGCAGTCACCCTTCCCATTGATAAAGTAGTGGCAGATCTGGTAAAAGTCCGTTACTGA
- a CDS encoding queuosine precursor transporter, protein MINNILKDRPTKLFIFFCSFFVANALIAECIGGKIFSLEKLFGIPVHTFALFGQDNLSFNLTCGVILWPLEFVMTDIVNEYYGPKAVRRISYIAVSLIAYAFVMFYVAMGVPPADFWIGSGVDDGIPDMTKAFNGIFGQGMWIIMGSIAAFLVSQIVDVTVFHRIKRATGDKHMWLRATGSTLVSQLVDSFIVLFIAFKLGKGWSWQLVLAVCVVNYIYKFTVAILLTPVIYYAERLIEKYLGHKTAAGMKAVAMGKEEEPVLVNE, encoded by the coding sequence ATGATAAACAACATTCTAAAAGACAGACCAACTAAACTTTTCATCTTCTTCTGTTCCTTTTTCGTGGCCAATGCATTGATCGCGGAGTGTATCGGAGGTAAGATCTTTTCGCTGGAGAAACTGTTCGGCATTCCCGTACATACCTTCGCGCTGTTTGGTCAGGACAATCTATCCTTCAACCTCACCTGCGGCGTTATACTCTGGCCGCTGGAGTTTGTAATGACGGATATCGTCAATGAGTATTACGGTCCGAAAGCCGTAAGACGTATTTCCTACATCGCAGTATCGCTGATCGCGTATGCATTCGTGATGTTTTATGTAGCTATGGGCGTACCTCCGGCTGATTTCTGGATCGGTTCCGGCGTCGATGATGGCATCCCGGATATGACGAAAGCCTTCAATGGTATCTTTGGTCAGGGTATGTGGATCATTATGGGTAGTATCGCCGCTTTCCTGGTCAGCCAGATCGTAGACGTGACCGTCTTCCACCGTATTAAAAGGGCGACAGGGGATAAACACATGTGGCTCAGGGCTACAGGGTCTACGCTGGTATCCCAGCTGGTAGACAGCTTTATCGTACTGTTTATTGCGTTTAAACTGGGCAAGGGATGGAGCTGGCAGCTGGTATTGGCAGTATGCGTGGTAAACTATATCTACAAGTTTACAGTAGCGATCCTGCTGACGCCGGTGATCTATTATGCAGAAAGATTAATTGAAAAGTATCTGGGTCATAAGACAGCTGCCGGTATGAAGGCGGTTGCGATGGGCAAAGAAGAAGAACCCGTGCTGGTGAATGAATAA
- a CDS encoding glycosyltransferase family 2 protein, whose product MEIAISVVICSYNREAYIIEAIDSLYKQDIDKKCYEVIVVDNNSKDNTAAKVAEYIQSHPDMQISYYLETRQGASYARNTGAEKSHGKLICCMDDDAVAMPGYLQNIITFFDQHPDATGLGGRIIPRYIPSEPKWMSHYVSSLVGNFDYSPEAKPFENGRYPLESNMIVRRDDFFAVGGFNTSLPGVKGTLRVGGEGKEFFYKLIERGGIIYYDPTVIVHHVVEVKKLTSEYMYRVASGIGRGEKVRMTTKGSGAVHKKSLEYLFKLGASFVIGGYYLLQGKPAKTWPVIQFRIDVLKGYWEPVHKDN is encoded by the coding sequence ATGGAAATAGCGATATCAGTTGTCATTTGTTCATATAACAGAGAAGCCTATATTATCGAGGCCATTGATAGTCTGTATAAACAGGATATTGATAAAAAATGCTATGAAGTGATCGTGGTGGATAATAACAGCAAGGATAATACGGCTGCAAAGGTAGCCGAATATATCCAGTCACATCCTGACATGCAGATCTCTTACTACCTGGAGACCCGCCAGGGCGCTTCCTATGCACGTAATACTGGCGCTGAAAAGTCACATGGTAAATTGATCTGTTGTATGGACGACGATGCAGTAGCTATGCCGGGCTATCTGCAGAACATCATTACTTTCTTTGACCAGCATCCGGATGCGACTGGTCTGGGTGGACGTATCATCCCACGGTACATCCCCTCAGAACCCAAATGGATGTCGCACTACGTGTCATCCCTGGTAGGTAACTTCGATTACAGTCCGGAGGCCAAACCATTTGAAAACGGCCGTTATCCGCTGGAATCCAATATGATTGTACGGAGAGATGACTTCTTCGCCGTAGGCGGTTTTAATACCAGTCTGCCGGGTGTAAAGGGTACCCTTCGCGTAGGTGGTGAAGGCAAGGAATTCTTCTATAAACTGATTGAAAGAGGCGGTATCATTTACTATGATCCTACGGTAATCGTACACCATGTGGTAGAAGTAAAGAAACTGACATCCGAATATATGTACCGGGTGGCTTCCGGTATCGGCCGTGGAGAAAAGGTACGTATGACCACCAAAGGCAGCGGCGCGGTACATAAGAAAAGCCTGGAATACCTGTTTAAACTGGGCGCATCCTTTGTCATCGGCGGTTACTACTTATTACAGGGAAAGCCGGCTAAAACATGGCCGGTGATACAGTTCAGGATCGATGTGCTGAAGGGGTACTGGGAACCGGTACATAAAGACAATTAG